aaaaaaaaagggCATGTTGAGGATGGGCTTGTTTATAGTATAAAGTGAAATTAGGCCTTAGTTCAAACAAGGTCAACTTCAGTTGTGAAGTCTATAAAATTGCCTGTTGAGGTTTTATCTCGATAAATACAGAGATCGTGTATTGGGCTTATTTTGGAGTTTAAAGTCTAACTGGGTTTTAATTCCAACGAACCCAACTTTTAAATTCCATAAGCCGACTGTTCTCCATCATGAGAAATTCTTGGGTCATCCCTTGGATTCACCGaccaataatatttgattatttgatatttgatatcttttaaaaaataaaataaaattgaatatccaaattagattatatttttaaaataaaataataaaaatacataaaaatagttacaaaaaataaattaattaatattgttaagtcttcagcaaaatactaaaccctatactctaaatcctaaaccctaaacgttaaaccttaaattttggataaactctaaaccgttgaaaaatcttaaaccctaaatcatacattaaaaactaaattttaataacactaaaccctaaatcctaatcactaaaccctaaactcttgggtaaactctgaacccttggataaatcataaactttagggtttaattttaaatattttttatttagagtttatgatttatccaaaggttcagagtttatccaagggtttagggtttagtgattagggtttagggtttaatgttattaaaatttagtttttaatgtatgatttagggtttaaaatttttcaatggtttacggtttatccaagatttaaagtttataatttcgggtttggagtttaggatttagggtataggatttagtattttgctaacggtttaacaatatttatttattttttttttgtaactatttttatgtatttttattattttattttagaaatataatcatatttagaaattcaattttgtttccttttttaaaagatatcaaatatcaaatactcaaacactattgatTGGTGAAGAATTTCTCCTATATCATTGTcactttgtttatatttttcttttctttttttgcaaaACCATGCATGTTAATTTCATTGGTTAGATTACAGGctagcttgtttttttttttttttttgaaaagactttcattaatttaaacgcagaaaaatagaaaaaggttCAGAAGCCCATATGATCTTCAGTTACAAAACAAGACCcagttaataaaaacaaaatattgccCATAGTTAAGAAACCCATTGCAGTTTAGCCCAAAACGGATTTGGAAACGTTTGATGAGAAATAACGAGACGGAGAATGGAGCAATCAAGCGGAGACGATGGTAGGATCACAAGCAAGAAACCATAATTGGAGGAGCTGTGAACAAGTTGTTGGGTTGACTTCCCGGAGACTGTTGATGCGGTCTTTAATTTGACAATCAACAAGACGGAGCAACACGTCAGGAGATCGGAAAGTGTGTCGATGAAGTCTAGAATTTCTTTCAGCCCAAACCCAGTAGATGATCGCTTGCCAGGCTAGCAGGAGAAGACGACGCCGGAATCTGTTACCAGAGAGTGTGTGCATCTGACTTAGTGAGCGATCCCATGTCCTCAAAGGATTCAAAGTGAATCTTGTGGCCGTAGTTGACCATAGTTCCCACGAGTAAGGGCAATCAAAATAGAGGTGATCTCGACTCTCTGGATGAAGACCACAGAGAAGACAGTTAGTATCAGTTTGCAAACCCCAGGACTGGAGACGATTGCGAGTTGGGCAGCGGTTCAGAACCACCAGCCACACCATAAAACAATGCTTAGGAATGCCTCCTTTAATCCACACTGCTTTAGTCCAAGGTATATGAGTATAGTCTCCTCTCAGTTTTTGATAAACTAGCCCAGTAGTGTATTTTGCGCTAACTATTCTATCAATTTCCCAAACGTAGAAGTCATCAGCAGTAGATATTGTCAGGCCAGAGAGGAAAGCAAGAATGCTTACTTGATTTTCAGACCTTGCCGGTGGCAGAAGCCAGTGACCATTGTCATACAAGCTTGCGATGGTTGCATCTTGTCTTATACCAAGCCTAGTTCTTCTACCTCCTGTCATGAGTTCACAAATCTTTCCTTCCGGGTACCAGTTATCTGTCCAGAATCTGCAGTCTCTGCCACTCTCAATCTTAAGTTTAATCCAGGTAAAcattacatctctcattttgaTTAACTTATTAGTTAGCCAAGAGTACTTTCTATTAGGCTTAACTGTCCAGAAGTTGCTCAGATTCCCTGACAGGATTTCCGTCTTGAACCACGCCACCCAAACTGAACCCGATTGAAAGAACAACAGCCAAATAAGCTTCAACGTGCAAGCTCTGTTCCAGGTATACAAATCCTACCTTGGAAGTGTGATAAATGGGATCAATGATATATAAGACTTGGAAATGGGATGGACTACTAGGGTTCCCAAATTGGCATAGATCATTAATCATCATATACCCATAAAAAAATGTCGCATTCTTTGATGCGTACATAACGAAAAATGCCAAAAAAACTTCAATGTCACAGTCTCACGTAGGTCATATATCCCACGGAATCAAGTCGATATAATTTATGAGCTACTTGGCTAGACAGACACACACATGTCTCTGCCTGTATATGTCAATATATAAatctatgtattttatatggagCAAACAAGTTTGGTTTGGGAAGTGTGATAAATTGGACAAGTTCATGTAATTAtagaggaaaagaagaagagagggacACATCCAAATAATACAAACGCGCATCTACCTTCCTgtcaacatttttattattattttggttgtaccaattatataatttatgtgcATTACATTTCTGACAGTGTAGTTTCGTTATATCACATCTACTCATACTacaaaacaattagatttttcAAAGATGTTTGACATGAATGCATGGAGAAATTTGGTCAATGGAATtggatggagaagaagaaaagccaTTCATTTTTCTGCCGACCTCTTTTTTCTCTCTACACATTTTCATGCACTCTCATAAAGTCGACAGTGAATTTACGTCTCCTCCTCTCACATTTTCTAGattgattttgaatttatttatgcctttaaaaaatatatatatatatatgtatccaTGTTATATTCATTTGGAAAAGAGAGACCTATTAATTTCACTCGTTTCTGGATTTTTTTATGTGTAGTGGGTTGGACGGTGAGGTGATGATTCCCCTATCTTTacccaaatgttttttttttatttcatcaaCTAGTTAATCAATCTTGGCACAGCTAATTAGCAGgttgattaaataatttaaatatgacATGTTTAGTCAAATTTGAGCTATAGACATGGGACAAAACGTTTTATAATCTAACATGGGAAACTGAGAATCAGCAGTTGTGGCATCTGATTCCAAAATCAAACGTTAACGTGCGGATGGGTCATAAGGATTAGGTGAAAGAGTGAGTGATGATAATTGAGGGATTTcttttattatgattatatgTGAGGCCTCGATAATTACGGCCCCGTCTCGATCTACAAATTGCCTTGGATCCACGTAACGTGTGTTAAAGACTTGAAAACTCGTTGATATCTTCTACTCAATTATCACTTTATCAGGTAGATTGGGTAGGTCCACATGGGTGCATGAAATCGAGTGTAACGCTCAAAATCAAATCGTGGAATATATAATTGTTGCAAGGAGTGGAAATGAAGGTTCTAGGTGTGTTTCCTATGGAAGTAAGATGTTGGTATTGGGATCTATTCACCTATATATCCACCTTCTTTCCTGAGGTAGCGGTAGCTACAATAACGCAAGTAACCTATTGACTCTGAAAAGATATAAGAGACACTGTTTTCTTGAATTCGTTGAGATCCACATTTCTACCGAAAACAAGGTTGAGAATACTATTCTCGCTTAACAAAAGCTATTCATAAAATATCAATATCATTAATCTAAATACAAACTTAAACATAGACGGCtatatctaaaaaaaatcatagaaatcctaaaacaataaaagtaaattatcttattaataaataaactagATAATAATATTGAGAATATTTTCACCAAACCCCCCACCCCCATTAAATAACTTAATAATCGCTATTAGTTcttataacaattttattttttaacaaaaacgatatcaaatatattaattggTGGTTGTCAAGTTATATGGGTTTGTTTGTAGAGGAGGTTTGAACGGGTCTTTCATTCTAACTAACATGCACATATTTCATATTTGCAAACTAATTTGAGGTTACCGCCACAAAACAACGATGGATTAAACTACATTTGCAGAAGTATACTTGATAGCGGAAACCTATAATCTTGAGAAATGAATCCGTTTTTCAtactgttaaaataaaataaaagacaagtgaaattatttttcttgatgGGGGTCGTAGAAAAAGTGGAAACACATAATTGAAGTTTATGGACTATAATGATACTTTGCTCCACTTTTTGGTAGTGCATGTGATGCCATCTCGAGCCGTATCCAATTCCTTGCTCAACAAACTTTTCCGATGCATTGCTTTCacatattttgtgtttatcgaTATCTATAAGCATGAAATATATATGGGATGTGCATATTCttcttttatatgtttatatacatGTTACTTACACAACTAGACATATGTTTATACCTCTGTGTATGACATATATGACGAGGTCTATCATATATGGTAGAGTACCTTACGAACGCGACAAAATATATTATGCATGTAATGTAGGGATGATGAAAGCGATATTCCCTCAAaaaggaataataaagtttgtAACGTATAGAAAATTAGATGTGGGTTTATGTGTGTGTGACATTGAGATTCTCATTATAGTTAGTGGTTGAGATGATGCGTGGAAACTAATTGATCAACGACTTCTTAAACTCaactaaagaaaataaaagggaAGGAAGTACTTTTATCATGTTTTTGCCCTGAAAAGCAGGGAAGCCAGAACCACTGACCTacatttatattcttatttttacGTTTATTTTCTTGCGAACATgaattacaactttttttttttttttttttttttttttgaaacataccATTCAACatttatttaatgattttttcaCTACAAACCCCATGGTAAAGTAATTGAATCATGGTAAACCTCAGATATGGGCAGAAGTACATTTGTAGAAATTATGGTTACTCTAGAAAGTGTGTGtgcattatttttttcatagaaagaaaataaaacttaaaccAATGTAATTTCGTTCCTCTCAATAATAAACAATGTAGGGTTTTAAAACGAAAAAAGGAACTTTATTAAACTGAAAAACTGAGATGATGAGCATATTGTTACCATGTACTTTACAAACTAAAATAGTCCCAACGTAAGACTCATTCAAATTATCTTCTTATATTATCTAAAGGATATGCAACTTTTATAGTTTAGTCCTATTCGAATATCTCTTTAACAAgcaatatattttgaaacgaGCATCTACTTTTGTTATTAGGCAACCTgtaactttttctattttttaaatattgtgttGTCAgccataaaaaaatgaaaaaatagttGTACGATCATACGATGTCAGGTCGACCCAAATGCCTGATACgataaataaattgataatataaTGCTAGAgatatttgaacaaaaaataatggTAGAGATAATGTTCTGAAAAGCAGATGATGCAGCAGGCATGCCAATCTTAGTGCGTTTGCTTGCTAGCCTCGTGATTCTATGCCTCTCTTCATGCTCTAGCATTCCCAAGATAACTTAGTTTATCAGCTGGTGGCTTAAATTATAGAAATGATAGTGCCATAGTGTGTGTAAACAAATATAGTTTAATCATAAACTGTAATAGTCCAACTCGACATTAGTTTACTTCTATAGTGATTACATCTGGTCACCAAAAAAGGTGTCCACCcgcactaaaaaaaaaaaaaaactgtagattcgtatatatgaaaaaactATGGAAAAGATGAACTCCTTGTAAAGTTATTAAATTCATATGGAAAGTACACCTTGTGAGCATCTATTCCAGATTGTCTATTTGATTGAACACAATGATTTATCCCATAGTTTTTCTTGGAATTTTTGCATAGGTTGATTTCATATAACAAACTAAACACAAAAtgctaataagaaaaaaaaattacgacTGAATAATAAAAGGTATGCTGGTCTAATTAAACAACTAAACCATATGAAAACGATatatattgttagtaaaaatcataTAAGCGTTGACATGCGATGAAAGCTTTGCTATTATAACAAAATGTAtactatatgttttaaaaaaaaatgcatacTATACTATACTATTACGTAaaagtattttgtttttgttggtcAAAACGTATTGGAGTATCAATGTATCATTTTAACTAATCAATTATGTTTAGACGACGAAGTCGTATGTTGGTAGAAAAAATGAAGTCAAATAACTTAAACCAAATATTTATTGAGAGATATACCCATTTCATTCTCTACCTAGAGTAGGTGCAATACAACGCAGACAACATCTCATTGATGCAAAGACATTCATAAAACAATTCTGGACAAAAAAGATGTTGACAAAAGAAGTTTTGAACTTAAATAAAAACGTCagcaaagaaaacaaattattagGGATGGTGAGTATACGCCAAACTcataataagagattaagagattaatGAGTTTTTCAATTAATGTGGCAGTCACACTAGCCGTAATATCGAAGAGAGGTTTGGGACACCAGGCGCGACTTTAGGTTAACAGACGTGGCAACCAGAACCATGAAAGTAACATACAAAACATAATTAagtaatttaaagaaaaaacaaaatcataaacAGAGGTAAAGAAGCAGCGGTGGATACACCGCACCTTTCTCAACGGCTGcactatattttcttattttcattcttttttgtttttatttttttccatctataatatattaaaaaagcaGAAGCCCAAAGAAACTATACAAGAGGGCCCAAACCATATAAGCCCAAAAGCAAACGAGCCAAACAAAagacaaaaccctaaaacatggCCTCCGGTCCAAACTACCAAATCGGATAACCCGACGAAAACATGTCTTAAGACACGCGTGTTGTTTTAACCGAAAGAGGAGAACACGTGTCATCATCTCAACAACAAGGAAAGACACGCGTCGCCCGAACAGCAGACCGTCACCGATCGTGATCTAAACCGCGAGGTTACCACCGGCGAAGACAAAAAGTGACCACAAAATTCCCCGGAACACGCAGGAATCACCACAACACCAGAATCAACCGGGACCATAACCAGGACCACCAAAACCACTTACAACGACTGTATTGGATGATAAATGGATTCAGTTTCTTCAATCGTACACGTTGGAGAGAATCAATCGAAAGaatcgagatctcatccaaGCTCAGGCCCCCATCTCCATAACGAACCCTTCACACACCTCGAGCACTCCCGAGGAAACCAAACGAACCACCCAATCTTAGCACTCCCGGTGATCACCGTCGAAGACGATCGCAACGCCATCAAAGTTTCTTCACCAGATACAAACGCTGGATAGTTCCGCCGAAGGAAGCGCGAACCACCAGAAGCAAAGCCGGCTACACGCCGTCGAGAAGACTGCCGTGTACCAGAATCGGTAATCGTAACACGTTGAGGGAACCACCGTGACTCTCATTTCTCAAAAAATCcccgagagagaagagagagaaagtccACCATCCCCTTAATTGTTGATAGCtcattcttttttgtttaaatcaaaGTTTTCTGGTTacactaaaattaatataaataaagaaCAATGCcaagctgacaaaaaaaaaagaataatgccAAGCTGGCACTTCACACGTGCCCATGCGACCCTCGTATCCAGGCAACACCATCACACGTGGACCAAAGGTCCCACACCTTAACATTTTGTCTTCTTTGACATGTGGCATCGTCAGTGACCGTCTGTTATCTAGTCCTCTGCTTCATTTACGGATTCGCCTCGTTGGAATCTAAGGCTCCGAATAGTGactgcggtttgagcggtgcgggacaagcggttcaATTGCGGTatggttttaacagttataaaaatatatagatatatagtatatgtagagatttttgttactgttaactgcggaGCGGAACGGGACGATGGTCACCATTCGAAGCCTAATAATGGGCTTGTCCGAGTCTGCCCTAACGGATAAGGCACTcctcatttatttttgtattttctgtTTATAAGTtattgattcaaaaatttctGAGCCTTTCAAACTCATACATGCAAAGCAATTAATAAcgaatttatttatatacaaagaaagtaaaataggaagtttaaagtAAAAGAGGCAGATATAGATATTATGATTTGACCGTAACATCTGTCGTA
This region of Brassica napus cultivar Da-Ae chromosome C5, Da-Ae, whole genome shotgun sequence genomic DNA includes:
- the LOC125587341 gene encoding uncharacterized protein LOC125587341 is translated as MRDVMFTWIKLKIESGRDCRFWTDNWYPEGKICELMTGGRRTRLGIRQDATIASLYDNGHWLLPPARSENQVSILAFLSGLTISTADDFYVWEIDRIVSAKYTTGLVYQKLRGDYTHIPWTKAVWIKGGIPKHCFMVWLVVLNRCPTRNRLQSWGLQTDTNCLLCGLHPESRDHLYFDCPYSWELWSTTATRFTLNPLRTWDRSLSQMHTLSGNRFRRRLLLLAWQAIIYWVWAERNSRLHRHTFRSPDVLLRLVDCQIKDRINSLREVNPTTCSQLLQLWFLACDPTIVSA